One candidate division KSB1 bacterium DNA window includes the following coding sequences:
- a CDS encoding serine/threonine protein kinase: MALPFSLDDQFAVLREIKAGGFGIVYAGWDENLHLPVALKEIHPELLRQESALAAFQAEAQLIARLDHPGICRLYTLKRSRGRVFMIMEFIDGGDLRNLQLWLKERGRKLTPRTLIYITRQVGKALHYAHLRADPTTGAPLHLVHRDVAPSNFMISRQGAVKLIDFGIARVAGLVRPETMGGVIKGRPQYMSPEQIHSPEQLDARSDIYSLAVVFLDLLTGESVYGKTTNEYELMDRVRARRFELPEYFVAHDIPRELHAPIESALKLAPLERTETARAFIDQLDPYARSVGYDERRAHEELKQLAGEAFPSANLQQEFERFQQSRDGASTVTVQLPREHTSPPGLESATKPTRRPEPAPIAAPHERRKAGITPWLLAVVVTAAIAAGVWVLFLRPQAVELASFPITTLPGDSAAAGKPGDSVTTPAVDPAGATGGVDSTPLMRGTPDDSVETEEGSVRNEVRTAKREPVNAKPRELPVLLKPGAAANPAPAPSGHPGNAGNLGIQADRNATLFVDDRQVGYLLAGDPLWTAVSPGRRTIRIEAEGNPGCPLSKEIVVNAPLDDVKIVNLASGTLQVNGRIPAGTKVKISPVTPDIRIGAGCEVLTAPFTYRLLAGTYVVETTVNGQPYERKNLTINSGATVTLTFQ; encoded by the coding sequence GTGGCCTTACCCTTCTCCCTCGACGACCAGTTCGCCGTGCTGCGCGAGATCAAAGCCGGAGGCTTTGGAATTGTGTATGCGGGGTGGGATGAAAACCTGCACCTGCCCGTCGCGCTCAAGGAGATTCACCCTGAACTGCTGCGGCAGGAATCGGCGCTCGCGGCGTTTCAGGCCGAGGCACAGCTCATCGCGCGATTGGATCATCCGGGAATCTGCCGGTTGTACACGCTGAAGCGGTCGCGCGGGCGGGTATTCATGATCATGGAGTTCATCGACGGCGGCGATCTGCGCAACTTGCAGCTCTGGCTGAAGGAGCGCGGGCGAAAGCTGACGCCGCGGACGCTGATCTACATTACGCGACAAGTCGGTAAGGCGCTGCACTACGCGCACCTGCGGGCCGATCCGACCACGGGCGCACCACTGCATCTCGTGCATCGCGACGTCGCACCATCGAACTTCATGATCTCGCGACAGGGCGCGGTGAAGCTGATCGACTTTGGCATCGCACGCGTGGCCGGTCTCGTACGGCCGGAAACCATGGGCGGCGTGATCAAAGGCCGACCGCAATATATGTCGCCGGAACAGATTCATTCACCGGAACAGCTCGATGCGCGCTCGGATATCTATTCGCTCGCGGTCGTGTTCCTGGACTTGTTGACCGGGGAGTCGGTGTATGGCAAGACCACGAACGAATACGAGCTGATGGATCGGGTGCGCGCGCGGCGGTTTGAGTTGCCGGAATATTTTGTCGCTCACGACATTCCGCGCGAGCTGCATGCGCCCATCGAAAGCGCACTGAAGCTGGCGCCGCTCGAACGAACGGAGACGGCGCGCGCGTTCATTGACCAGCTTGACCCGTACGCCCGGAGCGTCGGCTATGATGAAAGGCGCGCGCATGAGGAGCTGAAGCAGCTGGCCGGCGAGGCCTTTCCATCGGCGAACTTGCAACAGGAATTCGAGCGCTTTCAGCAGTCGCGCGACGGTGCGTCGACGGTTACGGTTCAGTTGCCACGCGAGCACACATCGCCGCCGGGACTCGAGTCCGCTACGAAACCGACGCGACGGCCGGAACCGGCGCCGATCGCGGCGCCGCACGAACGACGCAAGGCGGGCATTACCCCGTGGCTGCTCGCCGTGGTCGTGACCGCTGCCATCGCGGCGGGGGTGTGGGTGCTATTCCTTCGGCCGCAGGCCGTCGAACTGGCCTCATTTCCGATCACGACACTGCCGGGAGATTCGGCGGCGGCTGGCAAGCCGGGAGATTCGGTCACGACCCCGGCTGTAGATCCGGCAGGTGCGACCGGCGGCGTTGACTCGACTCCCTTGATGCGCGGCACTCCGGACGACTCCGTGGAAACCGAGGAGGGGTCCGTGCGCAATGAAGTCAGGACGGCGAAACGTGAACCCGTGAATGCGAAGCCGCGTGAGTTGCCTGTGCTCTTGAAGCCGGGAGCGGCAGCGAACCCGGCGCCGGCACCCTCCGGCCATCCGGGGAATGCGGGGAATTTGGGGATTCAGGCGGACCGAAATGCGACGCTGTTCGTGGACGACAGGCAGGTCGGTTATCTGCTGGCGGGCGATCCGCTCTGGACCGCGGTTTCGCCGGGCAGGCGAACGATCCGGATCGAGGCCGAAGGTAATCCCGGGTGTCCGTTAAGCAAGGAGATCGTGGTCAACGCGCCGCTTGACGATGTGAAGATCGTGAATTTGGCGAGCGGCACGCTGCAAGTCAACGGCAGAATTCCGGCCGGAACTAAAGTGAAGATTTCGCCGGTAACACCGGACATCCGCATCGGAGCGGGATGCGAGGTGTTGACCGCGCCGTTTACCTACCGGCTGCTCGCGGGCACCTACGTCGTGGAAACGACCGTGAATGGGCAGCCCTACGAGCGCAAGAACCTCACCATTAACAGCGGAGCGACGGTGACGCTGACGTTCCAGTAA
- a CDS encoding DUF4968 domain-containing protein, which yields MLRRLALALMLLTVPAWANYEFLGNVLEQQLLVDGADLTVTSGHVLHLRFVRDDILRVWLTRADHDVAPLAGIVQLPAQGVTAKHSVVEGGILLASRKLRVIVQLLPCRITIADANGNLLQNDDSGFGIGWDGSEVRCWKEIGADERFYGLGLKTGELDKRGREWTMWNSDIPGYTRDTDPLYESIPFYVGLREGRAYGVYFNNSFRSRFNLGAGNHRYLSFAADDGVMDYFFVAGPGFAEVLSGYTDLTGHMPMPPLWALGYQQCRWSYYPDSEVLNLARTFREKRIPADVIYLDIHHMDGYRVFTWHPEWFARPKPMLQALDQSGFKVVTIVDPGVKADSNYSVAREGLARNHFVRYPDGEVYTGDVWPGRSYFPDFSREATREWWGGLAGQWRDQGVRGFWNDMNEPAVWGQAFPLETMFDDDGLRASHKRTHNRYGYLMAEATYAGLKKTHPNERPFILTRAAFAGIQRYSAVWTGDNVSSEEHLELGIRMMLGEGMSGVPFVGTDIGGFMGGSPSQELYARWMQIGALSPLSRTHAHHGKDAQEPWSFGEYVEDIARKYLTLRYRLMPYLYTAFHDASATGVPVWRPLFWNHQDDPRAFDWAYQHQFYWGDDVLVAPVTRVGTKLQRIYLPEGRWLEWETPRVYEGEQELVIDTPLERLPMFLREGGCVFMRDSVQFSDEHPIRELTTTIFPATRPDTSELYEDDGISFSSADGDYRTTAYASWCSDAVVSVQRILHHDQYRPQPRRLVLILKDLATAPAEVLVNGQPMTNYLFSADRHELTVRWPSEFEFDSLTVRR from the coding sequence ATGTTACGACGCCTCGCCCTTGCCCTGATGCTGCTGACGGTACCGGCCTGGGCCAATTACGAGTTCCTCGGAAATGTGCTCGAACAGCAGTTGCTCGTTGACGGCGCGGATCTCACCGTCACCAGCGGACACGTGCTGCATCTGCGATTTGTGCGAGACGATATCCTGCGCGTGTGGCTGACGCGGGCAGACCATGACGTGGCGCCGCTGGCCGGCATTGTGCAGCTCCCCGCGCAGGGCGTGACGGCGAAGCATTCCGTGGTTGAAGGCGGAATCCTGCTCGCCAGTCGCAAGCTCCGGGTCATCGTGCAGCTGTTGCCGTGTCGAATCACGATCGCCGATGCGAACGGCAATCTGCTGCAGAACGACGATTCGGGATTCGGAATCGGCTGGGACGGATCCGAAGTGCGGTGTTGGAAAGAAATCGGAGCCGACGAGCGATTCTACGGCCTGGGTTTGAAAACGGGCGAGTTGGACAAACGCGGCCGCGAATGGACGATGTGGAATAGCGATATTCCGGGATACACGAGAGACACGGATCCGCTCTACGAGTCCATTCCGTTCTATGTCGGTCTGCGTGAAGGCCGGGCCTACGGCGTCTATTTCAACAACAGCTTTCGCTCACGATTCAATTTGGGCGCGGGGAACCATCGCTACTTGTCGTTCGCGGCGGATGACGGTGTGATGGACTACTTCTTCGTGGCCGGACCGGGCTTCGCCGAGGTGCTGTCCGGCTACACCGATTTGACGGGACACATGCCGATGCCGCCGTTGTGGGCCCTCGGCTATCAGCAATGCCGCTGGAGCTATTATCCCGACAGCGAGGTGCTCAACCTCGCGCGCACGTTTCGCGAGAAGAGGATTCCCGCCGATGTGATCTATCTTGATATTCATCACATGGACGGTTATCGCGTGTTCACCTGGCATCCGGAATGGTTCGCGCGGCCCAAGCCGATGCTGCAAGCACTGGACCAGAGCGGATTCAAAGTCGTGACGATCGTGGATCCGGGAGTGAAAGCGGATTCGAACTACTCGGTCGCGCGCGAGGGTCTGGCCCGGAATCACTTCGTGCGCTATCCCGACGGAGAGGTGTACACGGGCGATGTTTGGCCGGGGCGCTCGTATTTTCCGGATTTCTCACGCGAGGCCACCCGGGAATGGTGGGGTGGGCTGGCCGGTCAGTGGCGTGATCAGGGTGTGCGCGGATTTTGGAACGACATGAATGAGCCGGCGGTATGGGGGCAGGCTTTTCCGCTGGAGACGATGTTCGACGACGACGGCCTGCGCGCGAGTCACAAGCGGACGCACAATCGCTACGGCTATCTGATGGCCGAGGCGACTTATGCGGGCTTGAAGAAGACACATCCAAATGAGCGACCGTTCATCCTGACGCGCGCCGCGTTCGCGGGAATCCAGCGGTACTCTGCCGTGTGGACGGGTGACAACGTGTCAAGCGAAGAGCATCTCGAGCTGGGGATTCGAATGATGCTCGGCGAGGGGATGTCGGGCGTGCCGTTTGTCGGAACGGATATCGGCGGATTCATGGGCGGCTCGCCGTCACAAGAGCTGTACGCGCGGTGGATGCAAATTGGCGCGCTGTCGCCACTCAGTCGGACCCATGCGCATCACGGAAAAGACGCGCAAGAGCCATGGTCGTTCGGAGAATATGTCGAGGACATCGCGCGCAAGTATCTAACCTTGCGCTATCGACTGATGCCCTACCTGTACACCGCGTTTCATGACGCGAGTGCAACCGGCGTGCCGGTGTGGCGGCCGTTATTCTGGAATCATCAGGACGATCCACGCGCATTTGACTGGGCATACCAACATCAATTCTACTGGGGCGACGACGTGCTCGTCGCGCCCGTTACGCGAGTCGGAACCAAACTCCAGAGGATTTACCTGCCGGAAGGCCGCTGGCTGGAATGGGAGACGCCGCGCGTGTACGAGGGCGAGCAGGAGCTGGTGATCGATACGCCGCTCGAACGGCTGCCGATGTTCCTGCGTGAGGGAGGATGCGTATTCATGCGCGACTCCGTGCAGTTTTCCGACGAGCACCCGATTCGGGAGCTGACGACGACAATCTTTCCGGCCACGCGGCCCGACACGTCGGAGTTGTATGAAGACGACGGAATCAGCTTCAGCTCTGCCGACGGCGACTACCGGACAACGGCGTACGCGAGTTGGTGCTCCGACGCGGTGGTCTCCGTGCAGCGCATCCTTCACCATGACCAATACCGGCCGCAGCCGCGGCGACTGGTTTTGATCCTGAAGGACCTGGCGACGGCGCCTGCGGAGGTGCTCGTCAACGGCCAGCCCATGACTAACTACCTGTTCAGCGCGGACCGCCATGAACTGACGGTTCGCTGGCCGTCCGAGTTCGAATTTGATTCATTGACCGTGAGAAGATAA
- a CDS encoding sodium/solute symporter (Members of the Solute:Sodium Symporter (SSS), TC 2.A.21 as described in tcdb.org, catalyze solute:Na+ symport. Known solutes for members of the family include sugars, amino acids, nucleosides, inositols, vitamins, urea or anions, depending on the system.) — protein MTMNIGGLDLAIIALYFAVVFGIGFYFSRRGRTSADYFLAGRNVGWVAVGASLFATNISSEHFVGLAGSGAATGLAVGHFEWLACIIVLILGWVFAPFYLRSKVFTMPEFLERRYNSASRWYLTSVSVLAYVLTKVSVTLLAGSLLLNQLTGWDVYTSSIVLVVLTGVYTIAGGLKAVIYTELMQTFVLIGGAAVLTVMGLVEIGGWSQLRQAVPADFFSMFRPMSDPDFPWTGILFGAPILGIWYWCTDQYIVQRVLSAKNIDTAQSATVFAGFLKILPVFILVLPGIIARALYPDISGDQAYPALVARLLPVGMQGLVVAGLLAALMSSLAACFNSSSTLLTIDVYQKLRPHASDRELVHFGRVATGVLVLLGILWVPFIKMLSAQLYIYMQSVQAYISPPIAAVFLLGVFWPRANGAGAIAALLTGLVLGAVRFVAEIVNKQSGIGFEPLRWLAEINFLHFAILLFVICTTMLAVVSLITRPPAMESVRGLTFRHTARHELRSGAVDGTRRRWNLIASTILVLVVVALWTIFF, from the coding sequence ATGACCATGAACATCGGCGGTCTTGATCTGGCAATTATTGCGCTCTACTTTGCGGTGGTGTTTGGAATCGGATTCTATTTTTCGCGGCGGGGGCGGACCTCCGCCGACTATTTTTTGGCGGGACGCAACGTCGGCTGGGTGGCCGTGGGCGCGTCGCTGTTCGCCACCAATATTTCGAGCGAGCATTTCGTCGGCCTCGCCGGATCCGGAGCCGCGACCGGCTTGGCCGTCGGGCACTTCGAATGGCTGGCCTGTATCATCGTGCTGATTCTGGGTTGGGTGTTCGCGCCGTTCTATCTGCGCTCCAAAGTGTTCACGATGCCGGAGTTTCTGGAGCGGCGGTACAACAGCGCAAGCCGCTGGTACTTGACCTCGGTCTCCGTGCTGGCGTACGTACTGACGAAAGTCTCCGTTACGTTGCTGGCGGGCTCGTTGTTATTGAATCAGCTCACGGGCTGGGACGTGTACACCTCTTCCATCGTGCTGGTGGTACTGACCGGGGTGTACACGATCGCGGGCGGACTGAAGGCGGTGATCTACACCGAATTGATGCAGACGTTCGTGCTGATCGGAGGCGCCGCGGTCCTGACCGTGATGGGACTGGTCGAAATCGGAGGATGGTCGCAATTGCGGCAGGCGGTGCCCGCGGATTTCTTTTCGATGTTCAGACCGATGAGCGATCCCGACTTTCCGTGGACGGGAATCCTTTTCGGTGCGCCAATTCTGGGCATCTGGTACTGGTGCACGGATCAGTACATCGTGCAGCGAGTGCTCAGCGCGAAGAACATCGACACCGCGCAGAGCGCGACCGTGTTTGCGGGGTTTCTGAAGATTCTGCCGGTGTTCATTCTCGTGCTGCCCGGAATTATCGCGCGCGCGCTGTACCCGGATATCAGCGGCGATCAGGCGTACCCGGCGCTGGTTGCGCGGCTGCTGCCGGTGGGGATGCAAGGGCTGGTGGTCGCCGGACTGCTGGCCGCGCTGATGTCATCACTGGCAGCGTGTTTCAATAGCAGCTCGACCTTGCTCACGATCGATGTCTATCAGAAATTGCGGCCGCACGCGAGCGACCGCGAGTTAGTGCATTTCGGACGCGTCGCCACCGGTGTGCTCGTGCTGCTCGGAATCCTGTGGGTGCCGTTTATCAAGATGTTGTCGGCGCAGCTCTATATCTACATGCAGAGCGTGCAGGCGTATATCAGTCCGCCGATTGCCGCCGTGTTCCTGCTCGGAGTGTTTTGGCCGCGGGCGAACGGAGCCGGCGCCATCGCCGCGCTGCTGACCGGGCTGGTGCTGGGTGCCGTGCGATTCGTTGCGGAGATTGTGAACAAGCAGAGCGGAATCGGTTTCGAGCCGCTACGTTGGCTGGCGGAGATCAACTTCCTGCACTTTGCGATACTGCTGTTTGTCATCTGCACGACGATGCTGGCGGTTGTCAGCCTGATCACCCGCCCACCGGCGATGGAGAGCGTGCGCGGGCTGACGTTCAGACACACGGCACGCCATGAATTGCGCAGCGGGGCGGTTGACGGCACGCGGCGGCGATGGAACCTGATCGCGTCAACGATTCTGGTCCTGGTCGTGGTCGCCCTGTGGACGATCTTCTTCTAA
- a CDS encoding proprotein convertase P-domain-containing protein, with amino-acid sequence MRKRSVIWIALAACLLLLVLGVVAGEKGKAVLVKPQGSSSMLMPNQQSVDPTLIDRMVQLKNEFVASFSGLAGGAEETGIEGMKSDPPSDEANKRFEAEWAEAQAKQMILDQVEAEAAAAVEVEPWADAKAALDREAAGGALSPADKALIAEYENIEFAGREGGHGDPLDDNGGTTFTWVGAPVTRIPVSGTGGTSADTVHIPLTVSGIGTYIVDVEVQIDSLLHTYDSDLDIFLTSPAGTRLELSTDNGSTGDNMIRTRFDDDAAALITTGVAPMTGSYRPEVALTAFDTQDPNGVWTLTIYDDLGGDTGGVFQWSIQILTANLSNLHDFACTTILAPVPGNYPSGATLAVTARAVNFGTTTEPGTLNYSFNGGATVTEVTQSLAQLGTEDHPFTPQITLPALDGPYVLTVWTEVAGDADAPNDTSRVTVTVRNGTDCGAPVLLAGASGTQLYNNCGAGDNLPGQPCGASGQDMIFRMVVPAGNWASIWQPSNSIDSRHTARWGGACPGTNLLHCVDSPDEARWVWYNGTGATETLYLTVGLWSLTATCGNFNLNWDNQPCVAATVPFTENFDTAVPVALPTCWSFENVNAITPIWESYATTPRSAPNSASISGTASSNNDWLFTKPITLTGGITYLLEYWRRAASITSYDSVEVFYGTTNQSSAMTNVIHVADTVKTTAYALKAATFTPAVSGDYVIGWHNISRFSGSRLRIDDIALTLAGGCTAPTVTVNSAVGIGQVTLAASVTGGSGGAVEYQWFTGTGCEEVNRIVGQRAAGYTTTSSGVFSCRAWILDSLNCATCDSAEATVTPPPPGDNCSIAVTLTGVRDSLVSVSNCGYSDQTPGQSCGYSKEDMVYSMSVPAGNVASIWQSLNALDSRHSLRWGGVCPGDNLVGCIDDPDYTQYYWTNNTGLTQTVYYVIGGYSTTTPCGTYTLQWLNQACTVQSIPYADNFDDVPSPLLPFCWNSENADALTPVWATYTTSPRSSPNSASLAGSATGNNDWLFSEALDLTGGTSYTLEYYRRAASVTNYDSLEVKFGNAPNSAAMTTAISAPETLQVTTYTLATGTFTPALSGTYYVGWHGMSRFASARLYIDDVFIYPTGACGAPTVTVNSVAAIGSVTLTANAAGGYGGVLAYQWYTGDLCQAGNEILGANSNTYQTVTSGVFSVKAWRADPDVCAACDSAEATILPIPQGDQCNNPLILPAPAPNDSSIISGSTTGWSADCSDSCNSTIARSSGPDAFVQITLTECRRLAFALDNGTVGSGDMYIAVYAAGSCCTNTILCNDDISAFTVVYWEVAGQRGSSLNSFVAGSLEPGTYIVRVGYYGSSSGAWRLRVFDNGACPCNVACEGGDIAEPAENRFDPTFPTTDPDGGCNNTVPVFLTPSCGQSYCGVLFDYLAAGTTTIRAYYRDTDWYQFTLASDQIVTLQLATEDVPLTSVLYSGAACGSLVALGADSTTACDTLVFSDTLTTGTYTAAVAARYFTGNPSPLTYRATLTCASLCAPDTVVDFRMRFANIDADPVINDLVFMWDPDPLFAGTYTIWANTTLDPVFPGTWTSMATGIPAPSGPNVIAYVYDDGAAFVGPRRYFLVTGTCP; translated from the coding sequence ATGCGTAAACGTAGCGTGATTTGGATCGCGCTGGCAGCATGCCTGTTGCTGCTGGTTTTGGGAGTTGTGGCGGGCGAAAAGGGGAAGGCCGTGCTGGTGAAGCCGCAGGGTTCGTCCTCGATGCTGATGCCGAACCAACAATCGGTTGATCCGACGCTGATCGATCGGATGGTTCAGTTGAAGAACGAGTTTGTAGCTTCGTTCTCGGGCCTCGCCGGCGGTGCTGAGGAAACGGGTATCGAAGGCATGAAGTCTGATCCGCCGTCTGACGAGGCGAACAAGCGGTTCGAGGCGGAGTGGGCCGAGGCGCAGGCTAAACAGATGATCCTCGATCAAGTGGAAGCTGAAGCCGCTGCCGCAGTCGAAGTCGAACCGTGGGCGGATGCCAAAGCCGCGCTTGATCGCGAGGCGGCGGGCGGAGCTCTGAGTCCGGCCGACAAGGCCTTGATAGCGGAATACGAGAATATCGAGTTCGCCGGTCGTGAAGGCGGCCACGGCGATCCGCTCGATGATAACGGCGGTACGACGTTTACGTGGGTGGGTGCGCCGGTCACGCGCATTCCGGTCAGCGGCACGGGCGGCACCTCGGCGGATACTGTGCACATTCCGTTGACGGTGTCGGGGATCGGCACGTACATCGTGGATGTCGAAGTGCAGATCGACTCGCTGCTGCACACGTATGACAGCGATCTGGACATCTTCCTGACCTCCCCGGCGGGCACCAGACTCGAATTGTCAACCGACAACGGCAGTACCGGCGACAACATGATTCGCACACGCTTTGACGACGACGCGGCCGCTTTGATCACGACCGGCGTTGCCCCGATGACGGGTTCCTACCGGCCCGAGGTGGCGCTGACTGCATTTGATACACAGGATCCGAACGGCGTCTGGACGCTGACGATCTATGACGATTTGGGTGGCGATACCGGTGGCGTCTTCCAGTGGAGCATTCAGATTCTGACCGCAAATTTGTCGAATCTGCACGACTTCGCCTGCACCACGATCCTCGCACCGGTCCCCGGTAACTATCCATCGGGCGCCACGCTCGCGGTGACGGCCCGCGCGGTGAACTTCGGCACGACCACGGAGCCGGGCACGCTCAACTACAGCTTTAACGGCGGCGCTACGGTTACCGAGGTGACACAGTCCCTCGCCCAACTGGGCACGGAGGATCACCCGTTCACGCCTCAGATCACTCTCCCGGCTCTGGACGGTCCGTACGTCCTCACCGTCTGGACTGAGGTGGCTGGTGATGCCGATGCACCCAACGACACGTCGCGCGTCACTGTCACCGTAAGAAACGGAACGGACTGTGGTGCGCCGGTGCTGTTGGCGGGCGCTTCCGGCACGCAGCTCTATAACAACTGCGGTGCGGGCGACAACCTGCCGGGGCAGCCCTGCGGCGCGTCCGGTCAGGACATGATATTCCGGATGGTCGTACCCGCCGGCAACTGGGCCTCGATCTGGCAGCCTTCCAATTCCATCGATAGTCGCCACACGGCGCGGTGGGGTGGCGCGTGCCCGGGAACGAATCTGTTGCATTGTGTGGACTCGCCGGATGAAGCCCGTTGGGTCTGGTACAACGGTACCGGTGCGACGGAAACGCTTTACCTGACCGTCGGCCTCTGGTCGCTGACGGCGACGTGCGGCAACTTCAACCTGAATTGGGACAACCAGCCGTGTGTTGCGGCCACCGTTCCCTTCACGGAGAATTTCGACACTGCGGTTCCGGTGGCTTTGCCGACCTGCTGGTCCTTCGAGAATGTGAATGCGATCACACCGATCTGGGAATCTTACGCAACGACGCCGCGTTCCGCGCCGAACAGCGCCAGCATCAGTGGCACGGCCAGTTCGAACAACGACTGGCTCTTCACCAAGCCGATCACTCTAACCGGCGGCATCACCTATCTGCTCGAATACTGGCGGCGTGCGGCGTCGATCACCTCTTATGATTCGGTCGAGGTGTTCTATGGAACGACGAATCAGTCGTCGGCGATGACGAATGTGATCCATGTGGCGGATACCGTGAAGACCACGGCGTATGCCCTGAAAGCCGCGACCTTCACTCCGGCGGTCTCCGGCGACTATGTCATCGGCTGGCACAACATCTCCCGTTTCAGCGGCAGCCGTTTGCGCATCGATGACATCGCGTTGACCCTTGCGGGTGGCTGCACGGCCCCGACGGTAACCGTCAATAGTGCTGTCGGAATCGGGCAGGTGACGCTGGCGGCGTCAGTAACCGGAGGCTCCGGCGGTGCGGTAGAATATCAGTGGTTTACCGGCACCGGCTGTGAAGAAGTGAATCGCATCGTCGGCCAGCGCGCCGCCGGCTACACCACGACTTCCAGCGGCGTCTTTTCCTGCCGCGCGTGGATTCTCGATTCGCTCAACTGCGCGACGTGCGATTCCGCCGAAGCGACGGTAACACCGCCGCCTCCGGGTGATAATTGCTCCATCGCGGTCACGCTGACGGGCGTACGCGACAGTCTGGTGAGTGTCAGCAATTGCGGCTACAGCGACCAGACGCCGGGTCAGTCTTGTGGATACTCGAAGGAGGATATGGTTTACTCCATGTCGGTGCCGGCCGGAAACGTCGCCAGCATCTGGCAATCGTTGAACGCTCTCGACAGCCGCCATAGTTTGCGCTGGGGCGGAGTCTGTCCGGGCGACAACCTTGTCGGTTGTATCGACGATCCCGACTACACCCAGTACTACTGGACGAACAACACGGGCTTGACGCAAACGGTTTACTATGTAATCGGCGGTTACAGCACGACAACGCCTTGCGGGACGTACACGCTGCAATGGCTGAATCAGGCTTGCACTGTGCAGTCCATACCGTACGCTGACAATTTCGATGACGTTCCTTCGCCGTTGCTGCCGTTCTGCTGGAATTCGGAGAACGCCGATGCCCTCACACCGGTTTGGGCCACTTACACGACGTCTCCGCGTTCGTCGCCGAATAGCGCGTCACTGGCGGGCTCGGCCACAGGCAACAACGACTGGCTGTTTTCCGAGGCGTTGGATCTCACCGGCGGCACAAGCTACACGCTTGAGTATTACCGCCGCGCGGCTTCAGTGACCAACTATGATTCGCTCGAAGTGAAGTTTGGCAACGCCCCGAACTCGGCGGCCATGACCACGGCGATTTCCGCACCGGAGACGTTGCAGGTTACCACGTACACGTTGGCGACGGGCACGTTTACTCCGGCCCTGTCCGGCACCTACTACGTGGGCTGGCACGGCATGTCCCGCTTCGCCAGCGCGCGCCTGTACATCGACGACGTGTTTATCTACCCGACCGGCGCCTGCGGGGCACCGACAGTGACGGTGAATAGCGTTGCTGCCATCGGTAGCGTAACCCTGACGGCCAATGCGGCGGGTGGATATGGCGGCGTTCTCGCCTACCAGTGGTACACGGGCGATCTCTGCCAGGCTGGCAACGAGATCCTGGGCGCCAACAGCAACACCTATCAAACCGTGACGTCCGGCGTCTTCTCCGTGAAGGCGTGGCGTGCGGATCCCGACGTGTGTGCGGCCTGTGACTCGGCCGAGGCAACGATCCTGCCGATTCCGCAAGGCGATCAGTGCAACAACCCGCTGATTCTCCCTGCCCCGGCACCCAATGACTCGTCGATCATCTCCGGTAGTACGACCGGATGGTCTGCGGATTGTTCCGACAGCTGCAACAGCACCATCGCGCGCTCTTCCGGACCCGATGCGTTTGTCCAGATCACGCTGACGGAATGCCGTCGGTTGGCGTTCGCGCTGGACAACGGGACCGTGGGCAGCGGTGATATGTACATTGCTGTTTACGCAGCTGGGTCTTGCTGCACGAATACCATTCTCTGCAACGACGACATATCCGCCTTCACAGTGGTATATTGGGAAGTAGCCGGTCAGCGTGGCTCGAGCCTCAATTCGTTTGTGGCCGGATCGCTGGAACCGGGTACATACATTGTGCGCGTCGGCTACTATGGCAGCTCGTCGGGCGCCTGGCGCCTGCGTGTATTCGACAATGGTGCCTGTCCGTGCAACGTGGCCTGCGAAGGCGGTGATATCGCGGAACCGGCGGAAAATCGTTTCGATCCGACATTCCCGACCACGGATCCCGACGGCGGCTGCAACAACACGGTGCCGGTATTCCTGACGCCCTCCTGCGGGCAGAGCTACTGCGGCGTGTTGTTCGACTACCTCGCGGCGGGAACCACGACGATTCGGGCTTACTACCGTGACACCGACTGGTATCAGTTCACCTTGGCGTCGGACCAGATCGTCACGCTGCAGTTGGCCACGGAAGATGTTCCGTTGACCTCGGTCCTCTATTCCGGTGCGGCTTGCGGCAGTCTGGTCGCGCTGGGCGCGGACTCCACGACCGCGTGCGATACGCTGGTCTTCAGCGACACGTTGACGACGGGCACGTACACCGCGGCCGTGGCGGCGCGGTATTTCACGGGCAACCCCAGCCCGTTGACGTATCGAGCGACACTGACTTGCGCGAGTCTCTGCGCCCCGGACACCGTGGTTGACTTCCGGATGCGGTTTGCCAATATAGATGCCGATCCGGTGATCAACGACCTCGTGTTCATGTGGGATCCGGATCCGTTGTTTGCGGGTACATACACGATCTGGGCGAACACGACGCTGGATCCGGTCTTCCCGGGAACATGGACCTCGATGGCAACCGGAATTCCGGCTCCGTCCGGACCCAATGTAATTGCGTACGTGTACGATGATGGTGCGGCTTTCGTCGGACCGCGACGATATTTCCTGGTGACGGGAACGTGTCCGTAG